CGACGCGGGTAAAACAATCCCAGGCCGAAATCGCCACTTGCATCGCCCGCGGATCAGCGTTGCCGACGTCTTCGGAAGCAATCGCCAGACAACGACGGGCGACGTATAGCGGGTCACCTCCGGCGGTAATAATGCGAGCGTACCAGTAGAGTGCCGCGTCCGGTGCACTACCGCGGACAGATTTATGCAGCGCAGAAATCAAATCGTAGAAGCGGTCGCCTTTGTTATCAAAGCGCGCGCTACGTTCTCCGGCAATCTCGGTTAACAATTCTGGCTTTAATACGCGCTTGCCGGAATCATCCAGCTCCGCCATATCCGCCATCATCTCCAGGGTGTTTAACGCCCGGCGGGCATCACCGTTGACCAGTTCTGCAATCGCCTTGCGCGTTTCGTCAGGAAAGACGATATCCTGGCCACCGTAGCCGCGAGCGCTGTCGGTCATCGCCTGAGTTAATACCTGTTCGATATCTTCGACAGTGAGCGATTTCAGCAGATACACACGGGCGCGGGAAAGCAGTGCCGAGTTGAGTTCAAAAGAGGGGTTTTCGGTGGTAGCGCCAATGAAAAAGATGGTTCCGTCTTCAATATGCGGCAGAAACGCATCCTGCTGGCTTTTATTGAAACGATGGACTTCATCGACGAACAGAATGGTGCGTCGTCCGGCATTGCGATTCTGCCGGGCACGTTCGATAGCTTCTCGAATTTCTTTCACGCCGGACGTGACCGCAGAGAGGCGTTCCACGTCGGCGTTAGCATAGCGGGCAATCACTTCTGCCAGCGTCGTTTTCCCGGTTCCCGGCGGTCCCCACAGAATCATTGAATGCAGGTGTCCTGCTTCAATGGCACGTGGCAACGGTTTGCCGGTAGCCAGCAGATGCTGCTGGCCAATGTACTGCGCTAAATTTTCTGGCCGCATACGCGCGGCCAGAGGTTGAAACGCATTATCAGAAAAATCGAGCGACAGATTGCTCACGCACGCCTCTTATTTACGCTGATCGTCCACCGTTACTCCTTTTGGCGGAGTAAAGGTAAATTTGGATGCATCCACCGTGCCGTTCTGCTGGGACTTCAGCTGATAGCTGCTACGCTGATCGTCCTGCTCAATGGCGCTGAATTGATGAATGGTGCCATCGCGGCTCACGTTGATGGTGAACTCTTTCAGATTACCGTTGCTGCCTTTTGGGGTCAGCACAAAATCGTCACCGCTCTGCTTGATGTTGTACTGCTTCCAGTCGCTGGACTGGTTACGCGCAATCAGCATGAACGGCGTGTTGCTGGTCGCGTCTTTCAGCCAGGTCGCGGTTGCTTGTTCAACGAACGGGTTATAGAACCACAGCGTTTTACCATCGGAAACCAGAATACTTTCATCCGGTTGCGTCATATGCCAGTTAAAGAGGTTTGGACGCTTGACGGATAAATCGCCCTGCCCGTCCTGAACCGCATTACCGCTGCCATCGGTCACTTTCTGGGTGAAGCTGGCGTTGAAGCTGCTGACTTTATCCAGGCGGCTTTTCAGGTCGCTCGCGGCATCGGCCCAGACGCTGCTGGCAACAAAACTGGTCAGTAAGGCACAGGTGATGGCAAATTTTTTCATCTTCATTCCTTAAATGCGTCACTCCCGACACGGGAGTCTCTTTATTCCCACTGTAAGCAGTGAACCTACAGTGGGACAGGAGAAAATACTGATTTTTTGGCTATTTACGCAACTTTTCAAACGCTGCGTTTAATCAAACGGAGGCGGGGCCAGTACTTCACGGTTGCCGTTATGGCCCGCTTCGCTGACGATCCCCTGCGCTTCCATCTGCTCGATGATGCGCGCGGCACGGTTGTAACCGATGCGGAACTGACGCTGTACACCAGAGATAGAGGCTTTGCGTTTTTCGGTCACAAATTTCACCGCCTGATCAAACAGCTGATCGAGCTCTTCACCGTTGTCCAGACCAGCTGAACCACCCTCACTTTCGCTGTCGGACGTGATGCCGTCGACATACTGCGGACGACCGCGCGCTTTCCAGTCCTGAACCACCGCGTGGACTTCCTGGTCACGGACGAATGCACCGTGAACACGCGTCGGTGCCGAGCTGGAGTTTGGCCCGGAGTAGAGCATGTCACCCATACCGAGCAGTGATTCCGCACCGCCCTGATCGAGAATGGTACGGGAGTCAATTTTGCTCGACACGGTAAAGGCGATACGGGTCGGGATGTTAGCTTTGATAAGACCGGTGATCACATCAACCGACGGACGCTGTGTTGCCAGCACCAGGTGAATACCGGCGGCACGCGCTTTCTGCGCCAGGCGGGCGATTAACTCTTCCACCTTTTTACCGACGGTCATCATCAGGTCAGCGAATTCATCCACCAGTACCACGATGTATGGCAGTTTTTCCAGCGTCGGATGCACTGCATCCATGCTGTCGCCTGGCTTCCAGTACGGATCCGGAATTGGACGCCCCATCTGCGCGGCCTGAGCAATCTTCTCGTTATAACCCGCGAGATTACGCACTCCGAGCGCTGACATCAGCTTGTAGCGACGTTCCATTTCATTGACGCTCCAGCGCAGGGCGTTGGCAGCATCCTTCATGTCGGTCACGACTTCCGTCAGTAGATGCGGGATACCTTCATAAACGGACAGCTCCAGCATTTTCGGGTCGATCATGATGAAGCGCACGTCTTCCGGCGTTGCCTTGTAGAGCATGCTAAGGATCATGGCGTTCACACCGACAGACTTACCGGAGCCGGTCGTACCGGCCACCAGCAGGTGAGGCATTTTCGCCAGGTCGGCAATCACTGGCTCACCGGCAATGTCTTTCCCGAGCACGATAGTCAGCGGCGATGGGCTTTCGCGGAATTTCGCGCAGTCCAGCACTTCACGCAGGTAAACGGTTTGACGTTTTTTGTTTGGCAGTTCCAGGCCTACATACGGTTTGCCAGGAATAACCTCAACCACACGCACGGCAACGGTCGATAACGAACGCGCCAGGTCACGAGAGAGGTTCGAAATACGTGCGGCTTTTACACCCGGCGCCAGATTCAACTCGAAACGAGTAATGACCGGGCCCGGTGAATAGTTCACGACGTCTGCCTTGATACGGAAATCGGCCAGACGTGTTTCCACCAGGCGTGCGGTTTGCTCCAGCGCGAAGGTATCAACTGGCTCGATTTCAGTCGGCGGCTGGGTCAACAGATCCAGTGACGGCAATGGCGTAGTCGGTTTTTGCCGCGGACGATCGTCACCGTTACGCATCAGCAGCGGATGAATCAGGCTTTCCTGCGGCTGAGGCGCGGGCTGTTGCTGAGGCTGCTGGTAGGCGGGTTGCGCCTGAGGAGCCTGCGGCGGTTGTTGATATGCCTGAGCCTGCTGAGGTTGTTGATTGACCTGCGGCTGCGGTGCCATTTGCTGCGGTTGCTGGTAGGCCTGCGGCGGCTGTTCCGGCGCGACACTTGGCGTAAATAGCGGCGCTTTCGGCGTATCATCGACGAGCGTTTTCATCGGTGAGAATTCATAGTCCGTAGGGGAGAACGGATTCGCCCCCTGTGGCTGTTCGCTGGCATAACGTTGCTGCTGTGTGGCTGCAAACTGGCGTGCCAGTTCGGCTTCGGCGGCAGCATCTTCGTCTTCCTGCGTCTCAACGTAGCTGTTGTCTTCGTATTCCTGACCATAGCGTTGCTGCTGGGTGGCAGCAAACTGACGAGCCAGCTCGTCCTGATGTAACCCATCAGCGTCTTCATCGCCCATCAACTCGTCAGACAATTCTTCAGCCTGGCGCTGTGACGGTATTTTGATACCAAAAGAGGCTGAGGCCAGTTCACGGCGCGTGGGTACACGCACTGGATTCGGACGTGGAAGCTGCGGGCCAATACCGGCTTTAACCTGCGGACGCGGCGCATCTGTCGGACTGAACAGCTGAGCGGCCGACGCGGCGGTGGCGGCAGCGGCGGCAGCTCCGGTAGCCTGATGAACACCGGCTGCGACAGAAGCAACAGCCGCCGCTGGGGCAACTGCGGCCAGCGGATCGACAATCGACGCAGACGGCGCAGGCATGGTTGGCATTGGCGTGCTCACCGTCGCCGGTTCCGGCGTTGGCTGATACCACGCGGCAAGCTGTTCACGTTCACGCGCACGCTTTTCTTCCACTTCTTCGAAATAGTAGAGCGGTGGGCGCTGCGGTTTAATTTCTTCTTCCGGTTCTGGTGCCACTTCTGGCATTGGCGGAGCCTGCTCTACAGGCGGAACATATTCCGGCTGAGCGTAATACTCAGGTTCAGGTTGTTGCCAAGGCTGCTCAGGCTGCGCGTACTGCTGCACTGGCTCCGGATCCTGCCACAACTCTTCAATAGAAGGCTGCTGACGGAAGGCTTCCGGCTGAATATATTCGGGTTTCGCAACCGGTGCCTGCGGCGGCCAATTGTCCGGAGACGGAGCAATAACCGGGTCTGGCGTTTGCGGAGCCGGAACGGCCTGCCATTCCACACTCGGTGCGGCCATTTCACCGCCCGGAACGGAAGGGGCAACCATCGCGGCTGATGCAGGTTCTGCCCATGCTTGAGTGGTCGCCATCGCAGCCGCCGCTGCGGCAACCGGTTCGGCAATGGAATGACCGTTCATCAGCGGATCGTTTTCATCCCAGGCAGCCGGGCGGGTCGCGCTGTTGCCGGAGAAAAGTACATCGTCGGCATCAGGCTGGCGCGTTGCGCTATTGCCCGAGAACAAGACGTCATCGGCATCTGCGGCTTGACCGCGCGCACTGTAGTGTACTTCCGCTTCGTCTTCATCCATTCGACGACCAGAGAACAACGCAGCGTCCGTTTTGCGCCCCATCGGGTTGCTAAACTTATCGGCAATGCGCTGACGACGCGCCAGTGCACCGCGCAGAATACGGGCGCGGCGCCCTTCTTTCTTCGGTGCGGCGTCATGTTCGTCTTCGTCATCTTCGTACTCTTCGTCGTCAATCCACGAATCGTCGCGACGAGTACGGTTACTGGCGAAGGTCAGAATATTGAGGATCCAGTTACCGATTTTCTCGGCAATGCTGACCCAGGACCAGCCGGTGAACAGCGTCAACCCTGCAGCCCAAATGCACAGCAAGGCCAGCGTACCGCCGCTGCTGTGCAGCATAGGTTGCAATGCGGTGCTGAGCAGGCTGCCGATAACCCCGCCGGAGGCGAAGTACCAGATGTCATCTGCGTTGATCGCGGCAAGCCCACACATAGTGAGGATCATCGCCAGGACGCCAATCAGACGTAGCGCCACTGCAAAATAATCAACGTATTCGTCACTCGCACGATGCTTATACGCAAACCAGCAGGCACCGATAATCATCACGGGCAAGGTGTAGGCCATTACGCCAAAAATGAAAAACAGCGTATCTGCAAGCCATGCACCCGGCATTCCGCCAAGATTATGGATCGGTTCGTGCCAGGCGGTTTGTGACCAACTGGGATCGGAAGGATTAAAGCTAAGTAGTGCTGCCATCAGCCAGATGGCAAAAAGGGAACAGAGGATCAGGAACGCTTCAAGTAGACGGCGCCCGCTGCTTAATCTGTTAATCGTTACTTCTTTTTCTTCAGTGTATTCCTGGCTCAAGAAAGGCACTCCAGGTCCTTGATGCTAAAACGGACAACAGCGCCGGGTCTCCCCGGCACTGTTGCTGTATGGATTAACAGGAGTGTAATCAACTTGCGTTGATTTTGCACCTGTTCCGTTTAGCGTGTCTTAATTACCAGACGATTACTCTGTTTGACCTCTTCCATAACCACGTAGGTACGGGTGTCATTTACGCCTGGCAGGCGCAGCAGGGTTTCGCCTAACAGCTTACGGTACGCTGACATGTCCGGCACGCGGGTTTTCAACAGATAGTCGAAATCACCGGAGACCAAATGACACTCTTGAATTTCTTCAAGTTTTTGCACAGCGGAGTTAAATTGTTCAAACACATCTGGCGCGCCACGATTCAGAGTTATCTCAACAAAAACCAGCAGCGATGCATCCAGATAATGCGGGTTCAGCAGCGCGGTATAGCCCTGAATAAACCCTTGTCTTTCCAGCCGACGTACGCGCTCAAGGCAAGGTGTCGGAGAAAGTCCCACTCGTTTAGAGAGCTCGACGTTGGAAATTCGCCCATCCTTTTGCAATTCGTTCAAAATGTTACGATCGATGCGGTCGAGATCTTTGCCTGGGCGCTTTTTGCTATCTACCATTATTATTGTCTCTCTGTATTCCTTCCCTACTCCTGTCTGGACCCTGTGCACTTCACTGTTCAGAGCCTGTGCCCGTCGTCTGCGTAAAAAATCTGTCACCAGATGTAACGCATAACCCAAGGGTACGTGTTGAGAAGCCGTTGCCTGTCGGCAGCCATCGTCATCTCGAATGGCGTCTGTCCACGCCATGCGCCGATGATGCTGACCCGGTTAAAAATGGCATTTACGTGCATGAAAATTCACCACACGGCAAACGCTGTTTTTTCTCCCTTCATTGTTTTCGCAAAAGCACAGGGGATTGTCAAAGCAAAACATCGATTTTTAGTACAACATGCCAGATATTCATAATCACTCAGGGGGGTTCTTCATGTTATCTCCTTATAATCATCCCGATAGCAGTAGAATTTGTTATCGCAAGCGGTGATAAAATCATCAATCCATTGATGCAATCTATTACACATATCGTTAACAAAATCCCTGTACCCTTTTATTACTTCCGCAAATTCCCTACAATCGCGCCCATTGTCTGCCAACATTTATGGGGATCTCATGGGCACGGCCAAACACAGTAAACTGCTTATTCTTGGTTCTGGACCCGCCGGCTACACCGCTGCGGTCTATGCTGCACGCGCAAACCTGCAACCGGTACTGATTACCGGCATGGAAAAAGGCGGTCAGTTGACCACCACGACAGAAGTGGAAAACTGGCCAGGCGACCCGAGCGATCTGACCGGGCCTGCGCTGATGGAACGTATGCATGAACATGCGGTGAAGTTTGAAACTGAAATCCTGTTCGATCACATCAACAAAGTTGATTTGCAGAATCGTCCGTTCCGTCTTACCGGCGACAGCGGCGAATACACCTGCGATGCGCTGATCATTGCGACTGGTGCCTCTGCCCGTTACCTGGGCCTGCCATCAGAAGAAGCGTTTAAAGGCCGCGGTGTTTCCGCCTGCGCGACCTGCGACGGTTTCTTCTATCGCAACCAGAAAGTCGCGGTCATCGGCGGCGGTAATACCGCCGTTGAGGAAGCGCTGTATCTGGCAAACATTGCCTCTGAAGTGCATCTGATTCACCGTCGTGACACCTTCCGCGCGGAGAAGATTCTGATCAAGCGTCTGATGGATAAAGTGGAAAGCGGTAATATCGTGCTGCACACCCACCGCACGCTGGAAGAAGTGACTGGCGACCAGATGGGCGTTAGCGGCCTGCGTCTGCGTGATACTCAGAACAGCGACAACATTGAGTCGCTTGAAGTGGCAGGCCTGTTTGTGGCTATCGGCCACAGCCCGAACACCGGCATTTTCGACGGCCAGTTGGCGCTTGAAAACGGCTACATTAAAGTGCAGTCCGGCATCCACGGTAACGCCACGCAGACCAGCATTCCTGGCGTGTTTGCCGCAGGCGACGTGATGGACCACATTTACCGTCAGGCGATTACCTCCGCAGGTACGGGTTGTATGGCCGCGCTGGACGCAGAGCGTTATCTCGACGGTCTGGCCGATCAGGCTAAATAATCTTTACAAGTCAGTAACAAAGGTAAAGAAGGCGACGATAAGTCGCCTTTATTATTTCCCCGATGTAACATTGCCGTGCCCAATGATTTCTAATAAGACACCTGCTAAGCACGCAATGAATAAAACCCGTCAACAAGAGCTTACCCGCTGGTTAAAACAGCAAAGCGTTCTCTCCCGCCGATGGCTGATGCTTTCCCGTCTGCTCGGTGCGGTCAGCGGAGTGCTGATCATCGCCCAAGCCTGGCTTCTGGCCAAGATCCTGCACCATATGATTATGGAGAACATTCCTCGGGAAGCGCTGTTGCTGCCCTTTGTGGTGCTGATTCTGGTCTTTATTCTGCGTGCGTGGGTGGTCTGGCTGCGAGAACGGGTGGGTTTCCATGCCGGGCAGCACATCCGTTTTGAGATCCGAAAAACGGTACTCGACCGCCTGCAACAAGCAGGTCCAGCGTGGATACAGGGGAAACCTGCGGGCAGCTGGGCGACGTTGATTCTTGAACAAATCGACGACATGCATGACTACTACGCCCGTTATCTGCCGCAGATGGCGCTGGCCGCCTCCGTGCCGCTGCTTATCGTCATCGCGATTTTCCCGTCTAACTGGGCTGCCGCGCTCATTCTGTTGTGTACCGCGCCGCTGATCCCGATGTTTATGGCGCTGGTTGGCATGGGTGCTGCCGATGCCAACCGTCGTAATTTCCAGGCACTGGCAAGACTGAGCGGCCATTTTCTCGACCGCCTGCGCGGGATGGACACCTTACGTATTTTCGGACGCGGTGAAGCGGAAACTGACAACATTCGTCAGGCTTCCGAAAGTTTCCGCCAGCGCACAATGGAAGTTCTGCGTCTCGCTTTCCTCTCTTCTGGTGTTCTGGAATTTTTCACGTCGCTTTCGATTGCCGTGGTTGCCGTTTATTTTGGTTTCTCCTATCTCGGCCAGCTGAATTTTGGCAGCTATGGCACGACCGTCACCTTGATGTCAGGCTTTTTAGCGCTAATTCTGGCACCAGAATTCTTCCAGCCGTTGCGCGACCTTGGTACGTTTTATCATGCTAAAGCGCAGGCAGTGGGCGCCGCCGACAGTCTTAAAACCTTCCTCGAAGCCCCGCTGGCGCAGCCAGAGCGCGGCAGTGTCGCGCCGGATGAATCGCAAAATGTGAGCCTCGAAGCGCAGGGTCTGCTGATTAAATCGCCGGAAGGAAAAATCCTCGCCGGACCGCTGAACTTCAGCCTCAACCCTGGCGAGCGCGTGGTGCTGGTCGGCCAGAGCGGTTCAGGAAAAAGTTCCCTGCTCAACACCCTGGCCGGTTTTCTGCCCTACGACGGCTCGCTGAAAGTGAACGGCACAGAGCTGCGTGACCTGGATCCTGAGGCATGGCGACGCCTGCTCAGCTGGGTCGGACAAAACCCGCAGCTTCCGGCGCATACGCTGCGTGACAATGTGCTGCTGGCAAATCCAAAAGCCAATGAGACCCAGCTGCAACATGCGCTCGACCGCGCCTGGGTGAGCGAATTTGTTAGCCAGCTTCCGCAAGGGATTGATACCCCCGTCGGCGATCAGGCGGCTCGCTTGTCCGTCGGT
This DNA window, taken from Scandinavium goeteborgense, encodes the following:
- the rarA gene encoding replication-associated recombination protein RarA; protein product: MSNLSLDFSDNAFQPLAARMRPENLAQYIGQQHLLATGKPLPRAIEAGHLHSMILWGPPGTGKTTLAEVIARYANADVERLSAVTSGVKEIREAIERARQNRNAGRRTILFVDEVHRFNKSQQDAFLPHIEDGTIFFIGATTENPSFELNSALLSRARVYLLKSLTVEDIEQVLTQAMTDSARGYGGQDIVFPDETRKAIAELVNGDARRALNTLEMMADMAELDDSGKRVLKPELLTEIAGERSARFDNKGDRFYDLISALHKSVRGSAPDAALYWYARIITAGGDPLYVARRCLAIASEDVGNADPRAMQVAISAWDCFTRVGPSEGERAIAQAIVYLACAPKSNAVYTAFKAAMADARERPDYDVPVHLRNAPTKLMKEMGYGQEYRYAHDEPNAYAAGEVYFPQEMSQTRYYTPSSRGLEGKIGEKLAWLTEQDQNSPTKRYR
- the lolA gene encoding outer membrane lipoprotein chaperone LolA, which produces MKKFAITCALLTSFVASSVWADAASDLKSRLDKVSSFNASFTQKVTDGSGNAVQDGQGDLSVKRPNLFNWHMTQPDESILVSDGKTLWFYNPFVEQATATWLKDATSNTPFMLIARNQSSDWKQYNIKQSGDDFVLTPKGSNGNLKEFTINVSRDGTIHQFSAIEQDDQRSSYQLKSQQNGTVDASKFTFTPPKGVTVDDQRK
- a CDS encoding DNA translocase FtsK 4TM domain-containing protein, which encodes MSQEYTEEKEVTINRLSSGRRLLEAFLILCSLFAIWLMAALLSFNPSDPSWSQTAWHEPIHNLGGMPGAWLADTLFFIFGVMAYTLPVMIIGACWFAYKHRASDEYVDYFAVALRLIGVLAMILTMCGLAAINADDIWYFASGGVIGSLLSTALQPMLHSSGGTLALLCIWAAGLTLFTGWSWVSIAEKIGNWILNILTFASNRTRRDDSWIDDEEYEDDEDEHDAAPKKEGRRARILRGALARRQRIADKFSNPMGRKTDAALFSGRRMDEDEAEVHYSARGQAADADDVLFSGNSATRQPDADDVLFSGNSATRPAAWDENDPLMNGHSIAEPVAAAAAAMATTQAWAEPASAAMVAPSVPGGEMAAPSVEWQAVPAPQTPDPVIAPSPDNWPPQAPVAKPEYIQPEAFRQQPSIEELWQDPEPVQQYAQPEQPWQQPEPEYYAQPEYVPPVEQAPPMPEVAPEPEEEIKPQRPPLYYFEEVEEKRAREREQLAAWYQPTPEPATVSTPMPTMPAPSASIVDPLAAVAPAAAVASVAAGVHQATGAAAAAATAASAAQLFSPTDAPRPQVKAGIGPQLPRPNPVRVPTRRELASASFGIKIPSQRQAEELSDELMGDEDADGLHQDELARQFAATQQQRYGQEYEDNSYVETQEDEDAAAEAELARQFAATQQQRYASEQPQGANPFSPTDYEFSPMKTLVDDTPKAPLFTPSVAPEQPPQAYQQPQQMAPQPQVNQQPQQAQAYQQPPQAPQAQPAYQQPQQQPAPQPQESLIHPLLMRNGDDRPRQKPTTPLPSLDLLTQPPTEIEPVDTFALEQTARLVETRLADFRIKADVVNYSPGPVITRFELNLAPGVKAARISNLSRDLARSLSTVAVRVVEVIPGKPYVGLELPNKKRQTVYLREVLDCAKFRESPSPLTIVLGKDIAGEPVIADLAKMPHLLVAGTTGSGKSVGVNAMILSMLYKATPEDVRFIMIDPKMLELSVYEGIPHLLTEVVTDMKDAANALRWSVNEMERRYKLMSALGVRNLAGYNEKIAQAAQMGRPIPDPYWKPGDSMDAVHPTLEKLPYIVVLVDEFADLMMTVGKKVEELIARLAQKARAAGIHLVLATQRPSVDVITGLIKANIPTRIAFTVSSKIDSRTILDQGGAESLLGMGDMLYSGPNSSSAPTRVHGAFVRDQEVHAVVQDWKARGRPQYVDGITSDSESEGGSAGLDNGEELDQLFDQAVKFVTEKRKASISGVQRQFRIGYNRAARIIEQMEAQGIVSEAGHNGNREVLAPPPFD
- the lrp gene encoding leucine-responsive transcriptional regulator Lrp; the encoded protein is MVDSKKRPGKDLDRIDRNILNELQKDGRISNVELSKRVGLSPTPCLERVRRLERQGFIQGYTALLNPHYLDASLLVFVEITLNRGAPDVFEQFNSAVQKLEEIQECHLVSGDFDYLLKTRVPDMSAYRKLLGETLLRLPGVNDTRTYVVMEEVKQSNRLVIKTR
- the trxB gene encoding thioredoxin-disulfide reductase yields the protein MGTAKHSKLLILGSGPAGYTAAVYAARANLQPVLITGMEKGGQLTTTTEVENWPGDPSDLTGPALMERMHEHAVKFETEILFDHINKVDLQNRPFRLTGDSGEYTCDALIIATGASARYLGLPSEEAFKGRGVSACATCDGFFYRNQKVAVIGGGNTAVEEALYLANIASEVHLIHRRDTFRAEKILIKRLMDKVESGNIVLHTHRTLEEVTGDQMGVSGLRLRDTQNSDNIESLEVAGLFVAIGHSPNTGIFDGQLALENGYIKVQSGIHGNATQTSIPGVFAAGDVMDHIYRQAITSAGTGCMAALDAERYLDGLADQAK
- the cydD gene encoding heme ABC transporter permease/ATP-binding protein CydD; its protein translation is MNKTRQQELTRWLKQQSVLSRRWLMLSRLLGAVSGVLIIAQAWLLAKILHHMIMENIPREALLLPFVVLILVFILRAWVVWLRERVGFHAGQHIRFEIRKTVLDRLQQAGPAWIQGKPAGSWATLILEQIDDMHDYYARYLPQMALAASVPLLIVIAIFPSNWAAALILLCTAPLIPMFMALVGMGAADANRRNFQALARLSGHFLDRLRGMDTLRIFGRGEAETDNIRQASESFRQRTMEVLRLAFLSSGVLEFFTSLSIAVVAVYFGFSYLGQLNFGSYGTTVTLMSGFLALILAPEFFQPLRDLGTFYHAKAQAVGAADSLKTFLEAPLAQPERGSVAPDESQNVSLEAQGLLIKSPEGKILAGPLNFSLNPGERVVLVGQSGSGKSSLLNTLAGFLPYDGSLKVNGTELRDLDPEAWRRLLSWVGQNPQLPAHTLRDNVLLANPKANETQLQHALDRAWVSEFVSQLPQGIDTPVGDQAARLSVGQAQRVAVARALLSPCHFLLLDEPAASLDAHSEQRVMQALTEAATHQTTLMVTHQLENLAEWDAVWVMHQGQIVEQGSFAELAEAQGHFAHLLAHRQEEI